In the genome of Osmerus mordax isolate fOsmMor3 chromosome 10, fOsmMor3.pri, whole genome shotgun sequence, the window AGCGTCGACCTCCTCTTCAGTAAGCAGCCTGCGTGCCATGTCCTCCACCACGCCCAACATCTCAGGGTCTGGCTTGACGCTGGCACGGCGCCCCACACCATCTGCATGAAACAAACAAGACCCGGAACTGAAACTGTACTCGTGATTAGTCAAATTGGAACCAGTTCTGACTAGTTTTAGTCTAGTCAAACGCTGGTTTTCTCCCATACATTTGTAGTCAGGATGATCATCCATTAACGACAATAGATCAAAAGGATGAATAGGATTCTCAAAAGTAATTTGAATGAACACGAATCATACAAGTTACGTTCCGCACCGACAGCAGTGTCTGCGACTGTGGACTGGGGGAATCAACACACCTCTGCTAGCCTCTGATCTGGAGGGGGACTTAGAGCGCCCCCTGGAGGTGTCTCTCTTGCGACCCCTGAACAGCAGGCTGACGAAGGTCTTGGAACGCTGCAGGGTGCTCGTCACCTGGTCCTTCCCTTTCTGCTGCTTCTTCTGCTTCTTCTGCTTGACCTCTGCGATGCCACAAACTAGCCATGAGTCACAAGCCTGACAAACCACGACCATTTTAATTCATTCTACTGCAGTGGTGAGTGTAATCCTCAAtgcccagccctgcctcacctgccACGGTGACCTGGCTCTGGGAGCGACGGATGGGTCGGGTGGGCCGACTTAGAGCCATGAGAACGGCTGTCTTGGTGGACTCGCCGCTCTTGAAGCCCCCTTCCCGGATGGCCGAGTCCTCGAGCAGCAACGTGGCCCCGAGGCTGCGGCTCGTGTCTGTCCCCATCCTCAGAGAGGGGGAGTCAGTCTGCATGGAAGTCTCAGCGAGCTGGGACCCAGCCCTCTGGTCCTCAGTGGAGATGCACACGTCCACCATGTCGCAGCCGaaaggcaggctgggggggaaCATGACCTGAGACAGGCCGCTCAGGGAGCTGATGGGGGTCCCAGAGGACAACGACGAGGCGGAGGAGTTGGACTCTGAACCCTGGGAGGAGGACTGGGCGGTTCCATTGGCTACTGAAAGGGGAACGATACGGGATGGTTGTAGAAGGTATAGACCGaggtacgcacacacttacGCGCACATGCTttgaaccacacacactgacgcataCTGACATACAAAGACACAGTTGTCACAGCAGCCACTACAGCCTGGTTTTCTAAGTAATTACAAACAGCAAAGCTGACACATGAGACAAAAGCAGATACATACACTTATTGAGCCACCTGTACTCTGCCACCATCTCTTTATAAGCAGGGTATCGTCCGGCTTCCTGCAATGATATGGCCAGAGATATGCAAATGAGCTACAGCAGAGATAATGAAACTTTGATGGGATCACTATATTTGATAAAGAGTAACTCTAGAAGTCTGTGGCCAATGGCAATAATCTCCTGATTTACTTACATGACTCTATTTACAGGGATGTAAAGATAAGTTTAACTGCTTCAACAGGaccactcagtctttccctttcCACTGGGGTGTggttgtggagggggggaggcggcaGGGCAAAGTGATGGATCGAAAGACAAAAACATACAAAACGCGTCTCTATGCTTTGATCACCACCTGATCCTCGCTGCCTGGTGAATAATGCACACCGCCTGGCTGTTTTTCACAGGACGAAACCCAAGCTCCGTCGAGTAAAGTGAGCGAAGAATATTACGACTGCATGCCAGCTGTCTGCTCCGCCACGCAACCGCACACTTGGGTGTAGCAACACAgcaacagcgtgtgtgtgtgtgtatctgtgagtgtgtatctgtgagtgtgtatgtgtgtgtatgtaaatgtgcGTGGAAGGGGGGTGGCTGTCTAAGGCtggaaaaaaaatgtgtgtgtagtacgtgtggtgtttgtgtatgctttttgtgtgtttgtgtcaatgCATGTGTCAGTGTGGTTTCAAACACCCCTTCAAAATTAAAGTACACTGCAAATTCCTCCTATTCTTTTCTAGGTTTCGAAAACATAATCCAACACCAATGTCCTCATGTTCAAGATTTTGAACCGACTGTAGCACAAGAGGTGCTCTTTCAGCCTTTAAGCCTTTCACAAGAATTCAGTTGATCCGCTAGCTAAAGTTCATGAGGCATTATTGATAAGGGTGTTATGTTTTATATGTGTATTTACTTGACTAACagtagaggtcaggggtcatgtcGCCCTTACCTTGATGGTCAgcatgacgtgtgtgtgactctTGAGCACTTCCACAGCATTGCTGTGACTGATGTCCTCAAAGCTCACCCCATTGGCTGACAGAATCTGGTCCCCCATCTTAATGCCGTTCTGCTCAGCTAGTCCACCAGGGTCCAGTCTGTCACAAAGAACACAAGAAACAGAATGATCTTACTATCTCGAAGTGAACAAAGAAGCATGCAGGGAGACCATGCAATGAATTAATAACCGACATAAGGTAAACAACAATAGTTTCAAAAAGTTTAGTTTTGCAGttacaatatattttttaaataaataaaaaacaaacatttctaGGATCATAACTTCATCAAAGGTGTCTGAAACAGTGAGAGGCCTACTTAGAAACGTAGATCCCCAGACCAAACTCCTTGCCCCCGCGGATGTTGAAGCCTAGACAGTAGTCATCAGAGGTGGTGTAGAGGTGAACGATCCTCCGCAGCGCCCCGTCTGAGCTGGCCTCCGAGGGCGTTttcccactctcctccaccaccatcctGCGGTGGATCAAATCCACCCTGCGTGCCATCGCACAGACATAGACACTTATAAACTGCTGTGTATAACACGGAAGAAGAGGAAACGTAACAAACAGCGTTCTTTGATAATAATAATTAGGGGATGTGGTGTGAGATAGAGTTGAGGGAAACAGGAAAAGACAAACAATTTGAAAGAAAAGTCTCAGAGATGATATGGTTTCAATTGAAAGGGTGGTGCTGCTCACCAGGTGGTCTTCTCCTTGGAGTAGCGGATGCCAGGGACTTTCCCCACACGCCTCACCACCATCCTCAGCCGGTTGTTCCCTGTCAGCACCTTGACTGCACTGCTCATGGTGATGCTCTCCAGACTCACCCcgttcacctccaccagcttgtcccccacacacaggcctgcctgCTCTGTGGACACACAACACGTGCaatgacacacacgtacatgcacaagcatggaaacacacacacacacacaccagatgcaCATCAGAtcatgtatatacacacacacacacaactttataGTTTAGCTTGGTAAGGTCAAACGCCAGTGCTTTTGTGCTGATTGTGCTGATTCGGAGTGTACCTGCAGAGCTGTTATCCTCCACCTTGCTGACAAAGATGCTAAGGCCATGCTCTGAGCCTCCACGCACACTGAAACCCAGCCTGCCATCCACACTCTTATCCACCGTGACTGTGTGGATATCCTCACAGTCATCCCCACCTGCAAAAAGCATGCAGTGCTTCAGTTTTACAGATTGAAAGAGTGAAACTGACAGTGTAGTCATTAGCACTTGAAGGGAGCTGATAACATTTGTGTAAAGCAAGCAAGGGACTTGATATGAGATCACAAGAACAGGCCGACTGGCCCATGATCCCATGACCCAGACAGATTGAGCCTCAGcctggagtggagtggagtggtgTGCCACGTCAGTAGGCTCCACAGAAGCTCACCGTCCACGGGTGAGTTGATGAGGATGACCCGGCCCATGGGGGAGGAGGATCGTATTCCACGCCGGCGCTGTTCCTTCTTCCGGAGGAGGTGGCGTGCAGCCGAGTGAGACCCCTGGGGCCCGGGGGTCGTTTCCCTGCGGGAGGGGTCTGAAGAGTGAGCCATGACCCGTAACCAGGTCTCctttcacacactctcctcctggaGCTCAGCACTGGATGGAGGAGCCTGCAGGACACAAGCAGAACACTGAAGCTTAGTGTTTAGCCCTTTTTCAAATAGAAGTCATGAAACAAAACAGCACTTTTGGCTTCAGTTTGAACTGAGTCTAAATGGATGAAGAGGACAAGGGGAATGAGAGCTTATCTGGGTCAAATAGGATAGCTTTGCTGTTCGGTATGACATATCGGATCTTACCATGGCAGGTTGGTTTGTGACATGGTGGCTGACTTTCTGCCACCCTGGAGTCACACTGTGATTCATCCCTGCCCATAATGTTGcatctcacttctctctctatgGAGGACAGGCATAGACAAATAGAATAAGGTGTATATATATGGTCCAATTATACAGAGTAGGCTACATATGGGCTAATTCCTAACACTTTAGAAAATAGCCTACCTGTAGTATTACAAAACCAAGGAACTTTGAAAGCCTACAGAGAAGGTTTGCGTTTTCGTGGAGGTAGACTTTCCACAACCTGACCCACTTACTGCCAGGCTGTCACGTGTTGTCAATGCCATGGATACCCTGCACTAAATTTAACCCAATGCGTGATAAGCGTGTTCCTAGTGTCGTCACCACGGATTTCCCCCACGCGCTTACGGCTTTTCAGGACCTCGGACAGCTACAGGTTCCGGTGACAGGTGTATTTACAAACTGTTGTACAAATACTGAATTGGATAAACATAATTACCAGTTTAAGCACCGACATCCACGTCAATGATTATTAACTATAGAGTAGCCTACAATACTCTGTTTGGTTGGCTAACAGTCGTTGCTGACTGAAGACAGCATGCGCAGTTAGAACCTTCATGGCAGCATTTATAGCAACAGGTTACACACTCTACTTCTGTACTGCCGCGTTTCAGTTTATTAAGGTTCATCAACCCTGATGGCACTATAAAAGTGATGTTGTAAAAAATACAGGTTTAGGCTAGAAATGGTGTAAGATCGGCTACTCGCAATATCAACGGACATGCCATGATATTCAACTCAGGAGAGACATTAAAATGAGTCGACAGCAGATCTCGTCTAACCATAATAACTTAAGCAAAATCGGTATTACCTTTGTTCATGTCCTGTTGAATGACCTACCTCACCTGGGACTGGTGACCATGAGAGTTCCACCTTCTCGATGTGGTTGGCTGTCTTCTTAATGACTGAGACACAAAGCTTCAGCATCATTGGATGTCGGACATGCTAATCAATCCTCTTTAAATATGAGAGGTGTACCTAGCAAGCGAAGAGCCACTTGTTACAGAATGATATGGAACAAAATTCTCATCAAACCAAATTTGATTTGTATAACCCAGTAATATCACAGAAGGCTTTACAGATACCCACAGAACTGCACCTGAAACCCTCAAAGATATTGATAATTGAAAAAGACTGACCTTCCAGTCAATCCAAATGTAGTTCTTAATTTCTGAGCAATAAGTGTGTATCAGACTCTGGCTGTTTTCAGTCATGCTTGTTCTTTATTTGAGTGAAAAAAGTTAACAAAGGGACTAAGTATAAAATATCAAGTCTGACCCCCTATTAAGGTTTCAGATACAGACCATCATTAGCACTCTAGCAAACCCCCTCACCACttcaacacagtaacacagcctTGACATCGTGCAGACCTATGCAACACGCTACTGCAGAACATTTAGGCCTAGTGCCTTGTTTAATGATAAAAAggttaagcaataaaagaataatcaCAAATCAATTCCACAGGTTATCCTTGATACATCCACACAAGGCTGTATTAATTCTACAGGATGTCTCTTAATTTTTGTAATTCATGCGAGATAGAACAGTAAACATAGCTATGGTCTTGACTTCATGGCCAGTACTTATACTAAACTACTCATCTAATATTTAAATTTAATTCCCTTTCTGGATTTTTTTTGCCGCCACCATAACAGATGTCAGATCAGCTTTGTCTCCAAACTCCTTTTCCTGGTGCTCCAGAAGCAAGCCCTGCAAAATAAGACCATCATATTTATATCTATTCTCAATCCAACAGTAATCAACAAATATACTTTTTGGGGGTCAAATGTTCTAATGCCTAGAAAACATACCTGCGTCCCTGCTCCAAGCACATACACTCCACCAAGAACAAAGCCCTCCCCCTTTTTGTTGCCCTGGTAACCCTTCTTCTGAGCACGAAGAAGGTTGCGCCACACTGTCAGACGGGACAGACCGAGACCAAGCCCCATTCTTCTGGGTTTGGAACCATAGAAACGTTGCTGAAAAGAAATTTCCTGTTATTGACGACAAAGCTATAAGCTTAGTTAagtatattctgaaaatacagTGAAAGAACCTTCTCATCCACAAATATCTCCCCATTGAAGTAGGGCCGGAAGCTCTGGATCTCTGTGCCGATGTCCTCCTTCACTACAGCGTACAGAGGGACCCTTAGCTCATCCAGCTGGGGCTTCAGAGAGGACAGCTCAGAGGCCTCctgaagaaagagaaacagaagaacCCAAAGACAGTgaaaatacacatacaaataacagaatcacacacacacacacacagacacacacacactatacctcTCTGCACAAGGATCATCCAGGGCGCCTCACAGCCATAATAATGGCCCCATCACTCTGCCATAGACTCTCGGCTTTCATCGTCTTCAAATCTGCCAAGAAAATGTCGAGACTGAGTCTCAAGTTGTGTTTCACAGGCAgagagctgacctgaagcagaacCTTACCGTCAAAGAGGAAATGCCGGTACACTCAAAAACATCATGCTAAAATACAAAGAGTCTCCTGACTGAATCTGGCTGAAGCAGGTATGTGCATCTGCCAAGCTATTGTgcactcttaacccttgtgttatcttcgggtcattctgacccatcagtcattgtgacccaccatcgtattgcgacaactttaccgcatacaaaaacaaagtgaagcattttcttttaaccgttgggctgtctcagaccccccacattgcaaaggttaaaagaaaattatttgtatttgtttttgtattgggtaaaattgggtaaacacaacgatggttcattatgaacctttgggtcatgggacccgaaggcagcacaagggttaaaaataaTGAATGACATCtgaaagttttttttgtgtcaTCACCTCCAGTTGTGGTTTTGAGGACTGCACTCTCTAGGTATCCTGGAGTGGTCTTGGCAGACTTGGGGAGGAAGATGTCAGTGTTGACCAGGAAAAGAACAACCACTGCTAGAGCAATAACACCAAGGCCCAGGTCCCAACAAACCCCTAgcagccccccctccaggagagaggacagcacTGCAGgtacaaagaaaacaaatataaTTTTCAGTCTAGTAGAGCAGCATTTGGGTCAAGCAGAAAACTAAAATGGGAGAAAGTACATCATGAATGTCATGATGTTAAAGTCTGCTTCATTTCTTACTCTTGATTGTTACAAATATTTCTGACATGCCAGGTTTAGTGTCATGAGCGTGCATGACTAGGTCACACTTTTTTCCACCCCTCAGCCCTCAGTGACTCAGACCCCTTGAGAAAGACAGTTGAGGCATTCTAGACAAGGTCACTGATAAGCCTACAAACAGACTCTGTAACATGTTACACTGTTTAATCTGACAATGCCATATTTTGCCCAAGAGAATTGCAGTTCACGATAGCATAGGAATTTGATAGGACAATCAGTCTGGAGGAAGGCAGATTTGAGATGGTCATGGTGGAATCAACAACCGCGTAGCACAGATCGAATAATAAAAACATTGACATGAATCTACTCTTAGACACATGGTTTGATTAAGATGTCGGTGCACTGTAGATGAGATATTGTTGAATCGTGCATGGTTATTTTTGCACCGGATCTTCATATCCTACCTGCCTACTCAACAGCGAAATAGGCTTACAGTTGGAatttgcacttctgatcctggCCTGGTATTTGTAGGCCTGGCCTAtgacgctttggataaaagcgtctgctaaatgaataacttCGCCTAATCTGTAAACAATCGTCATATTTGTTTAAGCCCTTTTATTCTCGTGCCTGGAGCTAAAGTTTGATCCTCAATTTTGTACGGTATATCAACACAATGAAATGTTCTCCTCAAAAATATTCTAAAGCAGACCCTCTTCTCATAACTTTTTTCGTCGCCGTAAGATGACTTTCGAAACTGTTCTGCACAGGCATATACAGTCGATCATTTTGATAAAGTAGGGTATTTCTAAATGACAAGAAACTAAATAAACTTTTTCCTATCAAAATCCTAACAATGTCAAATCACAAAATACTTGCTTTCTTAAACGTCTCACGCCTTTTCGGAAAGGGTCTGTCTTGCGCTCTCCAACGTCTGTCTTCCTCCAGGGTACGCAGTCTTGTGAAATACGCTGTCATGCCCACTTATCCCATATTGTCTGTCAAAGAATCATTTTGATGACAGTCGAACGAGCGAATCATAGCATGAATTTCAAACATGAAACATTGTAAGAATGTCGTTGGCCATAGCAAAAAAAAATCCCTCTGAATCTCCCAAGGTCCTTGAACAGAAACAAAAGTTTTGATAAAGAGTAACTAATCCCAACCAATGGGTCAACAAACTGAAAATAGGACATTGAATACAAACAGTACACAATGATCTCTATTCAAATTATGTTTATTGGAACTTCTAAGGAGCTTGTAGATCTGCTGTGGGTTGGCAGTTTAGGACACAGAATGTAGGCATCAGGTATGCTCGCTCATAAGAGTTTTGAGACAGACCATCATTAACACAATCAGAGAATCCCTCAcagtaaatacacatccacagaaCAGACCCATAGGCGTCCCAGTAAGAACCATTCCCAATAAGGTGGACAAACAGCTAAACAAACTTGAGGCTGAGTTGAGGGGCACATTATTATTTCTCCAGAGTCACAAGCTGGGTTGGTATTTTTCTGGCAGCCTTGAGCACCTCCAGAATGTTGACTTTGTCTCCAAATTCCATCTCCCTGTGCTCCAGCAGTATACCCTGAAGAAAAAGCACAGCATGTGAGCTCTGATGAGACCACCCAGCAGCTCTGTCCCCTCAGGACCCATCACTAAACCATATATGAAGACTTTTTATCCCTCAGGACATTTGTTAGTGATTCAGTTTAGTGGAGATATTGGTGCCATTCCTTTGCCTATATACCTGCTGTCCTGTTCCGATGACAAATACCCCACCCAGGACAAAGCCTTCTCCAAACACGTTCCCCAAGAATCCATTCTGAAAGGCCCGCAAGCcattcatccacacacccaaTCGGAGAAATGCAGAGAGACCCATTTTACGTTCACGTGGACCATAAAAACgcctctgtaaaaaaaaaaaaaaaaaggattttctGTGTTACAAGAAAGGAAGTGGAAAAAGAGGATTTGTACTAATCGCCATTCATAATTTGAGTGCACGGTGCTAGGCCATGAAAGGTTGCATCTTACGTAGATGACAATGTCCCATGCTAGTTGAACTTATCAATTAAAACGGTTCCCAGGAACTCAACATTGATGAAATTGTCCAAACAAGACCACTCATTTCTCTATGGTTTAACCTTCTCATCCATGAAGATCTCCCCATTGAAGTAGGGTCGGAAGCTCTGGATCTCTGTGCCGATGTCCTCCTTCACTACAGCATACAGAGGGACCCTTAGCTCATCCAGCTGGGGCTTCAGAGAGGACAGCTCAGAGGCCTCCTGAAGAAAGAGAAGGCACCTTGTGAGACCCTAATACGAAAGCCTCCACAATACACCATAAAGCAGAACTGTTCCCATGTGTATTGTTGAAGGAGCAACAAAAAGGGATAATGATAGATGCAGATATGTTTTGTTGTACCTCTCTACACAAAAATCATCCAGGACGCCTTACAGCCATGATTACAGCTCCAGACTTCTCCCACAGAGCTTTGGCTTTGAAAGTCCTCTGTTCTGTGTGAAAAAAGTAGGTGAAAGGGTGTGCAATAAGGCAAGGCAGGGAAAAGTTCAACGAGTCATCATACGATGACTCGTTGAACGCTAACACGCTAACACTAACGCTGTGTGTTTTAAAACGTTTATGAAGAAAAACTGGTAGGCCTAAATTTAATAACGTAAAACAACTTACCACCTTTAAGTGTTTTGAGGTCAGTGTCCTGTAAGTGTTTGAGAGTGGCCTTCAATGGTGGAGTTaaaaatatgtcagtgaaagagCGCAATACACTGGCAACCAGCGCGCCCACCGCACCTACGCTTTGGACCAATAACTCCATCATAGCCAAAGCAGTTTCCCTTCTCCCCCAACCACCGAAATACGCTGGATAACTTACTCTTCGCTTTGAATTAATTCCAAACTAATATGAGCGAGTTAGACAAACGAGCTGCGCAGTTCACTTGAAACAGATTCGGCGAAACTGTGACTCAACAGTTTAAGTCACTGAAGAAAATCCTTTAAAAAAAGTTATCCAGGCTAAGTTATTTAGTAACTTGACACGCAGCCAATCCTTATTCAGATTACACAAGCACTTTCGAATGCAGTTTATCAGAGGTATTATGTGAATGAATAGGCCTAGCGTCACCGTGGCTTGATTGGGGTAGATGCTCCTCAGATGTGGCTAATCAGTGTGGCGCCATCATCAAGGTTATCAATCGGATGATGAGGTCTGAGCTTGCTGGTTATATCATATGTTTTCTAAATTGGGAAAATAGTCTACATAAAAAATAACTCAAGAGGCAAAACAGATGTAGGCCTATTCCGTTCATTTATCTTTGATTAAAAACAAAGCTATTATCATTATGCTACAGGATAATCAGTTACGATTACAAAATGACATCAGTGGTCCAATGCAGTTTACATCATATATTGAACAAATTTATGGTTGTGTACACACTATCTGTAATAAACAACTATCATGTTATGTAGGATGATATTCATTAGAACTGTTATGCCTCTTCTTCCTGAAAAAGAAAAAGGCTCAGTGaatatttaacattttaacCAGTGTCATACAGCCATTCTGTTTGTGCAACACTAGATAATCTCAAAGGCACTTTCAGATACTGTCACCTGGACTTCATCAACAGGAGCCGAGTTTTCAAGTACCCCCTCTGATGTCACCGTCCCTTCTACAATTGGTGTGACATTTGATTTAAGATCACTGCTCTCCGCAGTTGCAGTGTCATCTGCTGCCCCACTAGTCTCTGCTTTGTCTGGCTCCTGCGGCGAGTTTATCAGAAAAACACTTGTTAAGTATTATAACAATCCCTgttctgcccttctctctctctctctctctctctctctctgtcggtggGTTTCTATAACTGGACGTCTCCTTGGCTTCAGGACATTGCTGCCTCTCTGACTGGGAAATGCTGGTTGGTGTCTTGAATGGCTCTGTTTAACAGATCCTCACATTACCTTTGACTTTCAGACTTGATCCTGTCCTTGCTCCAGTCCTCTCTAGGCttgctctcctttcttctcttaaATTACATTATTCTTTCTGTTCATCCCTTTGTCTTTCGAGGGTCTGTTATTGTACCTATTCTGTCTGTAGCTATTAGTCTTCAGTGGTCATTTGTTTTGAAATACGTCTTTGTAGAACATCACCTTATCTTTGTCCAGGTGATCAGGTGAAAtacttttctcttctttttgtgGCTCCTCAGAAAGAATTTCATCTGGTTTGACTTCACCGCTCTCTTTTCCtgaaagtgacaaaccttgtgTGGAATCATCAGGTTCACTGGTCTTAGGTTTATCAGTCATCTGTTGGCCATTTAGAGAGACAAAACCTTAGATGTTTGAGCAACTGATAACTAATCCATATCAACAGACACCTCATACTATGCCATTGTCTTATAAAATAGAGAACACGTCACCTTTTCTCCATCTTTGTCATTGGTGTACTCTGACTCTACTTTAGTTTTCTCCACAGGCATCTCTTCAGAGTCTTTGACCTGGGAGCTGAGGGGCTCAACAGGAAcagagtctctctcctctttgacCTGGGAGCTGAGGGG includes:
- the LOC136950173 gene encoding peroxiredoxin-like 2A, producing the protein MMELLVQSVGAVGALVASVLRSFTDIFLTPPLKATLKHLQDTDLKTLKGEQRTFKAKALWEKSGAVIMAVRRPGUFLCREEASELSSLKPQLDELRVPLYAVVKEDIGTEIQSFRPYFNGEIFMDEKRRFYGPRERKMGLSAFLRLGVWMNGLRAFQNGFLGNVFGEGFVLGGVFVIGTGQQGILLEHREMEFGDKVNILEVLKAARKIPTQLVTLEK
- the LOC136950403 gene encoding PDZ domain-containing protein 7-like encodes the protein MAHSSDPSRRETTPGPQGSHSAARHLLRKKEQRRRGIRSSSPMGRVILINSPVDGGDDCEDIHTVTVDKSVDGRLGFSVRGGSEHGLSIFVSKVEDNSSAEQAGLCVGDKLVEVNGVSLESITMSSAVKVLTGNNRLRMVVRRVGKVPGIRYSKEKTTWVDLIHRRMVVEESGKTPSEASSDGALRRIVHLYTTSDDYCLGFNIRGGKEFGLGIYVSKLDPGGLAEQNGIKMGDQILSANGVSFEDISHSNAVEVLKSHTHVMLTIKEAGRYPAYKEMVAEYRWLNKLANGTAQSSSQGSESNSSASSLSSGTPISSLSGLSQVMFPPSLPFGCDMVDVCISTEDQRAGSQLAETSMQTDSPSLRMGTDTSRSLGATLLLEDSAIREGGFKSGESTKTAVLMALSRPTRPIRRSQSQVTVAEVKQKKQKKQQKGKDQVTSTLQRSKTFVSLLFRGRKRDTSRGRSKSPSRSEASRDGVGRRASVKPDPEMLGVVEDMARRLLTEEEVDAVMKTCRRYVTERLVENLVRHLLAVLDRPEKLLLLREVRMLIPPIDLVVFNNMVAPFEVEAYDILKYRSVRSPPLRSPQSGRAPKRHLITPIPDFQGGFELHSAEEVERESHLIDELERLRLSGPQLTREQPHTSRAFTPLLDVPVDGYASDFARQPSVSPMLPNWLLAHSSNARTPLRAESGTIRSVHFDEVSMHSASDRGGDTISERGRSTFRNGKSKGKKEKSERSNDTVFTLASAPRRTRPLLSEVFGSGLDSDFPASPEVKVGHEKVNGARSATENGLNGSLPVQEYELKTVSISKTKQSLGISISGGMESKVQPVVKIEKIFPGGAASTCEVLKAGFELVSVDGISLQGVTHQHAVEIIRRAFSNKAKDPMVFMVKVLKKPLSGD